GATTTCTACTCGGAAGAACCAGACTGGGCATATCCAAGCAATGCCTTTAATAAAATAATGACACAAAAACATCACCATTGTCATGTACAACCAACTCGGATCATACCTACGTTTTTCACCCCGAAGCTCAAAACTGGGTACTCGAGAAATACCACCATCAAAGCCAATCATGGGTTGTCGCCATCACTTTTCCACAATCCTAGAAGCTGGGCTGGAAAATCAATCGGCGCCACTGCATAACCATACCTTGTGCATCAAGTCGTCATCCATAAATTGCATTTCACAGCCGAAGGCAAGCACCGGATCTTGAGAGATTAACCTCGCGAAGACCTTTTGGCAGTCATCACAATCCACAGTGAGGTCGCCGCCGTAGGCCGAAGTATCCAAAGGACTCTAGAGGCTTCCAGAAGACTTGCATCAGGGTGCACGAAGCATGTGTTTGTTAGGCAGATAGATTTACTATGTTGTAATCTTCTGTTTATTTCTATTCCTTGCGTGTGTAACAATTGAAGTAACAACCAGTGTATGTAGAAGGTGCAACAATTGATGTAATTCGGCCCCTGTAAGGAGGTGCGACGCGTACCGCAATCTTCACATGAGGTTGGGAATTCTAAATGGTTTTCCGGACGAAAATGTGTTACAAAAGGGCCTTTGTAGCCCTGCCAAAAAGTTCAACACTTGGGGGATACTTCCTTGCAGGCATAATAAAAAGTTCAACACTCATGGGCAGGAATTGTGCTACATTAGTAAACAATTGGTGGTTCCATGATTCCATCCATGCACGGAGTGCTCGTGAAATTATTTGATTTGCAACTATTTCAAACCAGTGATACGAAGCATCAGCATAGTGATTGATTCCCATGATACCCAACTAAGTGGCTTTCCAGGATGACAGGGAAGGGGTCTCGGAGTCCTTCCAGGTGTTGAGGAACGTGTTGTGGTACCGATCACCTTGGACCGCATCCATGGCAGCGTAGGACTCGAGCTCAGCCATCTCCTCAGCCGTGAGCTCAACAGACAATGCTCTCAGGTTCTGGTTGAAATTCTCAACTTTCGTCgtgccgggtatggggcacacaTCGCTTCCCTGGTGGTGAACCCAAGCCAGCGCGAGCTGAGACGACGTGCAACCCTTCCTCGCAGCCATCTCGCTCACGCGCTCGAATATCTCTGCATTCTTCTTCATGTTCTCGGGTTGAAATCTTGGGAGATTCTAAAAACGCAATGAGATGCATTTgttagaaaaaggagaaaggagaaAAGTAAGATAGCTAACCGCATGAAGAAGGAAGTGTCATGAGTGGTTCATTTACCTTGCGGAAATCGTCTTCTGGTAATGTGTCCACTAGTTTAGGTCCACTGGATAGAAAACCTCTGCCTAGTGGACTGTAAGCTACAATTCCAATGCCAAGTTCTCTAAAACAGAAAACATTTTGTAAATTCTTTCTGGGACTACATAAGGAGGACGTTGCATGGTATGACAAAGTTGTACTAAGGCTACggcaattaatttggatcggagggataTTACATATGAAGCTGATTTTGAAAAGAAATTGCGAAAAAAATAGGTTTGTAGTCATTGCAAATACCTGCAAGTTGGGATTATATCTTCTTCGACATCTCTTGACCACAAAGACCACTCCAGCTGAACGGCGGTGATGGGATGAACTGCGTGTGCCCTTCTTATTGTCGACGCCGAGGCCTCCGACAACCCGACGTATTTCACTTTTCCTTCTTGGACTAACTTCTTGATCTCACCCATCTACATGCATACGGAAGTCAAGAAGGTAGACCAGTCAATACCTACAAGCCCTCAATCTGTATAAAATGAAACGAAGTTAAACAAGTAGTGCTACGTAGTACTTCCTTCGTCTGAAAAAACTTACTCCAAGTTTGTTTTTCAAATTGATGTATGTAGCACTAACTTGATGTTAGATATATTCATttgagggataaatttttttgGACAGACTGAGTACGTAGTACTGACCGTGATCTCCACGGGGACATTCTTGTCGATGCGGTGCTGGTAGTAGAGGTCGATGCAGTCGACGCCGAGCCGGGCGAGGCTGCCCTCGCACGCCGCCCGCACGTAGGCCGGGTCGCCGTGGACCTCCCAGGTGGCCGTGATGCCAAATTTCGTGGCCAATTGGACCTGCTCCCTCACCCCTCCCTGCAGCGCCTGCTTTATTGCACGGAGAACTCTGGCCGGTCAGACATCCGCGTGCGAATGGCAACTAGCGAGGAGCCAAGGAACACGTCGGGTGGCTGTAGTAAGGAGGTAGCCTACCTTGCCGAGTAAGAGCTCGTTGGTGTGGGGGCCGTAGATGTCGGAGGTGTCGAGGAAGGTGacgccggcggcgacggcgtggcGGAGGAGCGCGATCATGTCCTGGTCGGGCTTGCGCTCGCCGTAGGCCGCGGACATGCCCATGCAGCCGAGGCCCTGCGCCGAGACCTCCAGCCCCTGCGAGCCCAGCTTCATGCGCGGCACAACCACCGGAGCAGCAGCCATGTCGTTCGTGCTGTGATGAACTGATGATTGGTGGATGAGTAAGTAGGTCTGGAGCTTGCAGTGCAATGCTGGGGTGCAATTTATAGTGCGGTGGAGGGCGTCATGGAGTAGGTCACCAGGCTGTGGGTTTGAATGAGCTGTCAAACCAGAGCAGAGCGTCACCGCGTACGTAATGTGCCCAAAATTAGTTTACCCAGTGATGCGTGACCATTTTTTTGTCAAACAATTCAGTCCAGACAAATATTTTTAGGTAAAGTAGTCCAAAGGCTGCGGCATCTTGTGATAGCACTCATTCGGATAACATCCGGTCAAAGTCAAGATACCACCTATTATTAAATTTTTTACGACCTAAAAATAGTTTTATTCCATTATAATAGGGGTTCCAGTCGATAGGCCCGAGCCGTTGGATTGTTCTACTTCAATCCAACGGTTGGCTCATCTTGTTTCTTCTCCGGTTGTTTCTCTCctcacacacaaaaaaaaacagaCATATCGTGTCACATGAGGCCCCAGTGAGCCCTCGCAGGGGGCACCATAGTCAACCGTGGTGTCCCTATCTCGAACTTGGTTGCCATCAATCCTAGCGGCAGTCAAAATAAAAAGTTCTCCCAcccaaactagtgaaccctcatcatcGCCTGCACAAGCGACACTGTCCTGGATTGGCCTTGCCACAGATGTCGCCGCATGACGCCTCACCCCCATCTCGACCTCGGAGCTGTGCGGTGTATGTCTCTAGAAATTGAATGAGGAATAGCAAATCCAGGAAAAAAATTAAGCCACGATCAGGGGTGGAGCTGGAGCTCATGCTACCCCAATGCACCACTTAACTATGGCATAATATTATCAAATAAAAATACATTAAATAAAGGTGTGTTTCACAAATTGTAACATGGATTACCTAACATAATAGAAATCGATTTATGAAAACAAAATGCAACAATCAAACTACTTAATATAATGCTACAAGAAAAGGACATAATTACTTGAAAAGAAGTCTTGCACTCCCAAATTCCAAAACACATCATCAGGCATTAAGGTTCAATAACCTACAAGATAAAAAAATAGAATTTAATTTTAAAATAGAACATAGTAAAATGCCCAAATCAAAGTACTTAAATTTGCTAGAATTTTAAATTTTACCTTTAGTATATTCTCTTCCTCCGAGCCTTGAAATAGTGACCCACTTGATCATTGGTGACTTTTttttcatttcttctttcttcaCATAACAAATAACATCATCATTGAAGCTATCATCATTGAGGCGATTGCGCAAGTAAGTTTTGACCTATTTCAGTACTGAAAGCACCTCTCAACTGTAGCAATAGCAAAATAGGCAACACAATCACTAGTTTCAACAACCGATAAAACAAAGGATACATAAAATGCCTCCTTATTTGCACCATATTTTTTAAAGCTCGGTGATTGTTGCTATGCTGGAAAAGCTATCATCTTTGTGCACATCAGCAATAGAGCCGTAGATCCCTATCAAGATGCCTAAAATCCCCAAAATCAAAATCTTGAGGGTATAGTTTAGCCAGAATCATAAGATTTCCCAAATTGAAACCATGAAATGAGTCTCGTGGACTCAAAGACGCTGACCAAAAAAGCATTAGGGAATGTCTCACTGAACCTACTATCAAGCTCCTAAACTAGCCAATCAAAAACATCATTGAAGCAATCAACTTGATAATGATATTTGTTGGTAATTCTGGTTAcctgccttctctttttttggattaACATATGCTTCTTCCATGTCCAACTCTCCAGTACCATGTTTCTCGCAAAACACGTGAACTTCACTTAGCATAGATTCCCATCCATCTTCTCTAAGTTCATTCAAAACAATTCTTGTTGACTTGACACATTTCATGACATTTACTACATCTTGATCTTGTCGTTTCAATGCTAATGACAATGTGTTGGTAGTAGTGAGGATTATTGTCAACATGAGATGCAAATAGAAGCCAAAGTCAAAACATTGAAAATACACTAGAAGACCATTTGCTTGGTCTCTATTTGTTTGAGTGGTGTCTTCTTCTTCGACAATTTCAAGAACTTTAATAATCAGCTCGAACAATGGCAACCAAACTCTTAAGTGTTTTAGCATGAGAACCACAATGAGTGTCCCCGGGTCTTTGTAGGCGTTGCTCTTGATTCAAACATGTTCCCGTTGTAAGTTGCCTGCATCCTAAAGCCTTGctcattttcctcaatatttacaTCTCTAATCACATCCCTTTTGCTTGGCAGAACGAACCACAACATTTAACATGGTAGAAATCATACTGAAGAAATTACTAACCCCTTTTTGCTTTCTTACAACAACCAGAACAACTAACTAAACTTGGTGAGCAAAGCAATGAGCATAATAAGTTGTGCTACTTTCTCTCATCATCAATGATTTGAAACCACTGAACTCACCTCGCATGTTGCTAGCACCATCATAcccttgtgttggaaatatgccctagaggcaataataaaatggttattattatatttccttgttcatggtaattgtctattgttcatgctataattgcattaactggaaactgtaatacatgtgtgaatacatagaccacaacatgtccctagtaagcctctagtggactagcacgttgatcaatggatggttatggtttcctgaccatggacattggatgtcgttgataacgggatcacatcattaggagaatgatgtgatggacaagacccaatcctaagcatagcacaagatcgtgtagttcgttcgctagagcttttctaatgtcaagtatcatttccttagaccatgagattgtgcaactcccggataccataggaatgctttgggtgtatcaaacatcacaaagtaactgggtgcctataaaagtgcactacaggtatctccgaaagtgtctgttgggttggcatgaatcgagactgggatttgtcactccgtatgacggagaggtatctctgggcccactcggtaatgcatcatcataatgagctcagtttgactaaggagttagtcatgggatcatgcattatggaaagagtaaagagacttgccggtaacgagattgaacaaggtatagggataccgatgatcgaatctcgggcaagtaacataccgatagacaaagggaattatatacgggattgattgaatccccgatattgtggttcatccaatgagatcatcgtggaacatgtgggagccaatatgggtatccagatccctctattggttattggcgggagaggtgtatcggtcatgtctgcatagttcccgaacccgtagggtcaacacactaaaggttcggtgacgctggagttgtaatgggaatagtatgtggttaccgatggtagttcgaagtcccggatgagatcccggacatcacgaggagttctgaaatggtccagaggtgaagattgatatattggacgaaggatattggagtccgaaagtgttccgggggtaccaggctatggccagcatgaccgaaaggtgtttcggaggccccgacaagtcttgcagggcctcatgggccaaggggagggggcaaaccagcccactaaggggttgtgcgccccccacaccctttcccacgttacttggggaggtagggcgcctccacctggcttgggaggcaagcctccacctgcttggcttggggggcaagtctccctaggatttccctagggagatccaatctgccctagccaccgccccctaggggaaaccctagggcgcttcccccttctccccttccccctatatatagtgaggggtgggagggcagccgcacccttcccctggcgcagccctctccccctctccaactcctcctcctcttccgcagtgcttggtgaagccctgccggagaaccacgagctccaccaccaccacgtcgtcgtgctgctggagttctccctcaacttctcctctcctcttgttggatcaagaaggaggagacgacctcgggctgtacgtgtgttgaacacggaggcgccgtccgttcggcgcttgatcggatcttccgcgatttgaatcgccgcgagtacgactccatcaaccgcgttcttgtaacacttccgcttagcgatattcaagggtatgaagatgcactccttctctctctcgttgctagcatctcctagattgatcttggtgacatgtaggagaATTTTAAATTGTTACTATGTTCGCCAACAGTTGTATCAGAGCTAGGTgtatgtgtagattctatgcacgagtagaacacaaagtagttgtgggcgatgatttgttcaatttgcttaacGTTACtattcttatcttgattcggcggaattgtgggatgaagcggcccggaccgaccttacacgtaagcttacatgagactggttccactgacaaacatgcacttgatgcataaggtggctagcgggtgtttgtctctcccactttagtagaatcggattcgatgaagagggtccttatgaagggtaaatagcaattggcatatcaccgttgtggcttttgcgtaggtaagaaacgttcttgctagaaacccatagcagccacgtaaaacatgcaacaacagttagaggacgtctaacttgtttttgcagggtatgttatgtgatgtgatatggccaaaaggatgtgatgaattatatatatgtgatgtatgagattgatcatgttcttgtaataggattcacgacttgcatgtcgatgagtatgacaaccggcaggagccataggagttgtcttaatttattgtatgacctgcgtgtcaatgaaaaacgccatgtaattactttactttattgctaaccgttagccatagtagtagaagtaatagttggcgagacaacttcatgaagacacgatgatggagattatggtgtcatgtcggtgacgaaggtgatcatatcgcgcctcgaagatggagatgaaaggcgcaagatgatattggccatatcatgtcactttatgatttgcatgtgatgtttgtcatgtttacatcttattttcttagaatgatggtagcataaataagatgatcccccgctaaaatttcaagaaggtgttccccctaactgtgcaccgttacgaaggttcgttgttttgaagcaccacgtgatgatcgggtgtgatagattctaacgttcgcatacaataggtgtaagccagatttacacatgtgaaacacttaggttgacttgacgagcctagcatgtgcagacatggcctcggaacataagagaccgaaaggtcgaacatgagtcgtatagtagatgcgatcaacatggagatgttcaccgttgatgactagtccgtttcatgtgatgatcggacacgacctagtcgattcggatcatgtatcacttagatgactagaggaatgtctatatgagtgggagttcattgaataatttgattagatgaacttaattatcatgaacatagtctaaattgtctttgcaaattatgttgtggattaatagctcgcgctttagctccctattttaatacgttcctagagaaagactaagtcgaaagatattgtaagcaattgtgcggactagggccgtagtctgaggattgtcctcactgctacacaaaaggcttatgtccttgatgcatcgctcagtgtgccaacccctctggcgtcgtctgtggatgttgtgaacatctggcagacaccttctgatgactacctgatagtttagtgcgccatgctttacggcttagagtcggggctccaaaagcgttttgaacaccatggaacatttgagatgttccaagagccgaaattggtattttaggctcatgcccgtgttgagaggtttgagacctctaataagatctttgcctacaagatggaggagaatagctcagtcagtgagcatgtgctcagaatgtctgggtacttcaatcacttgaatcaagtgggagttaatcttctagataagatagtggtgacaaaagttctccagtcactatcaccaagctgctagagtttcatgatgaactataacatgcaagggaagttgatcccggagctgttcgtcgtgcttaaggtcataaaggtagaaatcaagaaggagcatcaagtgttgatggttaacaagaccactggtttcaaagaaggcaagggcaagaagggaaacttcatgaatggcaagccagttgccgctccggtgaagaaacccaagaacccaaacccgagacgaagtgcttctattaggggaacggtcactagtagcggaactgcctcaaatacttggtagataagaaggctggcaacttcaacaaaagtatatttgatatatgtgttattgatgtgtaccttactagtactcctagtagcacctgggtattagataccagttcagttgctaatattggtaactcgaaacaaaagctacggaataaacggagactagctaagggcgaggtgacgatgtgtattggaagtgtttccaaggatgatatgatcaccatcgcacgctccctctaccttcgtgattagtgttgaacccagataaatgttgtttgcattggtgtctgtgTTGAGcgtgaacatgattagatcatgtttattgcaatacggttattcatttaagtcagagaataatggttattctgtttatatgaataataccttctatggtcatgcacccaatgtgaatggtttattgaatctcaatcatagtgatacacatgttcataacattgatgccaaaagatgtagagttgataatgatagtaccactttcttgtggcactgctgcttaggtcatattggtgtaaagcgcatgaagaacctccatgccgatggacttttgaagtcacttgattttgaatcacttgacacatgcgaaccatgcctcattggcaagatgactaaaaccccgttttcggacgggcaagtgacttgttggaaatcacacatgctgatgtgtgcggtccgatgagtgttgacgcatgcggtggatatcgttattttctcaccttcaccaatgtattgagtagatatgggtatatttacttaatgaaacataagtctgaaccgtttgaaaagttcaagcaatttcagagtgaatttgagaatcatcataacaagaagatcaagttcctacgatctgatcaaggggagagtatttgagttatgaatttggcaatcactaaagacaaggtggaatcgtttcacagttgacgccagctgaaacaccatagcgtaatggtgtgcctGAACGTCGTAATCagaccctattggatatggtgcgatatatgatgtctcttacccatctaccactatcattttggggttatgcattagagacaattacattcactttaaatagggcaccatctaagtccatggagacgacaccgtatgaactatggtttgacgaacctaagttgttgtttcttaaggtttggggctacgatgcttatgtcgatagtcTTCAGccagaaaagcttgaacccaaagcggaaaattgtgtcttcatagaatacccaaacaagacaattgggtataccttctatctcagatctgagggcaaaatgTTTGTCGCTAGGAacatgtcctttctcgagaaaaaaagtttctctcgaaagaattgagtgggaggaagatagaacttgatgaggttgttgaaccttcacttcaaccagagagtagcacatcacagaaagatgtttctgtggcacctacgtcagttgaagagaaagctaatgatgatgatcatgaatcttcagatcaaattactatcaaacctcgtaggtcgacaagggtgtgtacaacttctgagtggtaacctTGTCTTAAagatcatgttgttggacaacgatgaacctatgagctatgaagaagcgatggtgggcccggattccaacaaatggctggaagccatgaaatccgagaaaggatccatgtatgagaacaaagtatggactttggtggacttgcccgatgatcggcaagccattgaaaaaaatggatctttaagaagaagacagacgctgatggtaatgtcaccatttgtgaagatcgacttgtctcaaagaagtttccgacaagttcaaggagttgactatgatgagactctctcaatcatagcgattCTAAAGTTTGTTAGAATTATGTTActagttgctgcattttcatttacgaaatcatgcagatggatgtcaaaacaaagtttccttgacggtttccatgaggaaaggttgtaagtgatacaaccagaaggttttgtcgatcctgaggatgctaaaaggtatgcaaactctagcgatccttctaaggaccagagcaagcatcttggagttggaacatacgctttgatgaggtgatcaaagcatttgggtttatacaaagtttgcaagaaacttgtatttgcaagaaagtgagtgggagcactacaacattttgataagtatatgtggatgacatattgttgatcggaaatgatgtagaatttctggaaagcataaagggttgttttaatggagtttttcaaaggaagaccttacatgttgggtatcaagatctatagagatagatcaagacgcctgataagactttcacagagcacataccttgacacgatcttgaaggagttcaagatggatcagtcaaagaaggagttcttgcctgagttgtaaggtgtgaagttaagacttgaagctctatgagggagtcctggattagggggtctctggacagccggactatatcctttggccggactgttggactatgaagatacaagattgaagacttcgtcccgtgtccggatgggactctccttggcatggaaggcaagctaggcaatacggatatgtagatctcctcccttgtaaccgactctgtgtaactctagccccctccggtgtctatataaaccagagggtttagtccgtaggacaacatacaatcagaccataggctagcttctagggtttagcctctatgatctcatggtagatcaactcttgtaatactcatatcatcaagaacaatcaagcaggacatagggtattacctccttcaagagggcccgaacctgggtaaacatcatgtcccctgcctcctgttaccatctgcattagacgcccagttcgggaccccctacccgagatccaccggttttgacaccgacattggtgctttcattgagagttcaactgtgtcatcaccataaggcttgatggctccttcgatcatcggtagcgatgtggtccagggtgaggttttcctccccagacagatctttgtattcggcggcttcgcactgtgggccaattcgct
The window above is part of the Triticum aestivum cultivar Chinese Spring chromosome 2A, IWGSC CS RefSeq v2.1, whole genome shotgun sequence genome. Proteins encoded here:
- the LOC123189534 gene encoding probable aldo-keto reductase 3, encoding MAAAPVVVPRMKLGSQGLEVSAQGLGCMGMSAAYGERKPDQDMIALLRHAVAAGVTFLDTSDIYGPHTNELLLGKALQGGVREQVQLATKFGITATWEVHGDPAYVRAACEGSLARLGVDCIDLYYQHRIDKNVPVEITMGEIKKLVQEGKVKYVGLSEASASTIRRAHAVHPITAVQLEWSLWSRDVEEDIIPTCRELGIGIVAYSPLGRGFLSSGPKLVDTLPEDDFRKNLPRFQPENMKKNAEIFERVSEMAARKGCTSSQLALAWVHHQGSDVCPIPGTTKVENFNQNLRALSVELTAEEMAELESYAAMDAVQGDRYHNTFLNTWKDSETPSLSSWKAT